A single Muntiacus reevesi chromosome 9, mMunRee1.1, whole genome shotgun sequence DNA region contains:
- the LOC136174735 gene encoding olfactory receptor 4A15-like, translated as MEQRNNVTEFVLLGLTQSPQGQKILSVMFLLIYIVTMAGNLLIVLTVVSSPTLGIPMYFFLGNLSFMDAVYSTTVTPNMIIDLSCAKKTISFQACMTQLFTGHLFGGAEILLLVVMAYDRYVAICKPLHYMTVMNQRVCVLLLLLAWTGGFVHAIAHILFVYSLPFCGPNVIDHFVCDMYPLLKLACTDIRIIGFTVLANDGAICVVLFTLLLLSYGVILRSLKDLSQEGRHRALSTCGSHVTVVVLFFVPCISLYVRPPSTLPIDKYLAVFYTIVTPMLNPLIYTLRNGEMQNAMKKLWNRRRK; from the coding sequence ATGGAACAAAGGAACAATGTAACTGAGTTTGTCCTCTTGGGGCTCACTCAGAGCCCCCAGGGTCAGAAGATACTATCTGTCATGTTCTTGCTCATCTACATCGTGACCATGGCGGGCAACCTCCTCATTGTCCTGACCGTGGTGTCCAGCCCAACGCTTGGCatccccatgtacttctttcttggCAACTTATCATTTATGGATGCTGTTTATTCTACTACAGTCACCCCAAATATGATTATAGACTTATCCTGCGCGAAGAAAACCATTTCATTCCAAGCATGCATGACCCAACTTTTTACAGGGCActtatttggtggtgctgagattTTGCTCCTGGTagtcatggcctatgaccgctacgtggccatctgcaagcctctgcaTTATATGACAGTGATGAATCAACGGGTCTGTGTTCTGTTACTGCTGTTAGCCTGGACTGGTGGGTTTGTACATGCTATCGCTCATATTCTCTTTGTTTACAGTctccccttctgtggccccaatgtcattgaccaCTTCGTCTGTGACATGTACCCCTTGTTAAAACTGGCCTGCACTGACATCCGCATCATTGGCTTCACGGTGCTGGCTAATGATGGGGCCATCTGCGTGGTCCTCTTCACGCTCTTGCTCCTCTCCTACGGGGTCATCCTGCGCTCCCTGAAGGATctcagtcaggaagggaggcacaGAGCCTtgtccacctgtggctcccacgtCACTGTGGTGGTCCTCTTCTTCGTGCCCTGTATTTCTCTGTATGTGAGACCTCCTTCCACCTTACCCATTGATAAATACTTGGCAGTGTTTTACACCATCGTCACCCCAATGTTGAACCCTCTGATCTATACgctgagaaatggagagatgcAAAATGCCATGAAAAAGCTCTGGAACAGAAGACGAAAATGA